One window from the genome of Chitinivibrionales bacterium encodes:
- a CDS encoding DUF362 domain-containing protein, translated as MKNGCHYSRRRFIKSTAAGTAGIGLAGISAPAAAKTGGWQNGMQINPDIDNLRVVCCHDPDMVTLDCNDISNFNQMVNQNTYVDRDTIHANLDEMAKELAQEQTPSTAWAKIFRKPANKSWDEVVIAMKVNCIAENHPRLAVVEKICLVLGPSGLGARYSNMIVYDGKHNAAGLYTPFAGLDNLPQGYTGAYLPDGVVVSNYSSLLGGTHDAPTPSPDEGNYECTKHIADGRVDILVNFAVNKGHGDSRGGCTLTMKNHFGTFTPQPHGHGDLDYLLAINKSDAVVGGNPSRQQLCIIDSLWSANGGPSGAPNKNTHRLIMGTFGPAVDYATVYNLRKPIMNDTVTAQAEAALERFALDFGYNVQDFNGIAFSDVTPASQVRQNTSRFPAAGLRQLHFSLTGRFKGKVTFSVSGKTPVTRIDILDIRGRIIQTLPVSPDSSVVHWDGLNRYGSDVASGRYIIVIGGNEERYQYRVLNLAVR; from the coding sequence ATGAAAAATGGATGTCATTATTCACGACGGCGCTTCATTAAATCGACGGCGGCCGGGACCGCCGGTATAGGTCTGGCCGGTATCTCCGCCCCGGCGGCGGCAAAAACCGGCGGTTGGCAGAATGGGATGCAGATCAATCCCGATATCGATAATCTCCGGGTCGTCTGCTGCCATGACCCCGATATGGTAACCCTCGATTGCAACGATATAAGCAATTTTAATCAAATGGTTAATCAGAACACTTATGTCGACCGGGACACTATCCATGCCAATCTCGATGAGATGGCCAAGGAACTGGCTCAGGAACAAACACCGTCGACGGCGTGGGCCAAAATATTCAGGAAACCGGCAAATAAATCATGGGATGAGGTGGTCATTGCGATGAAAGTCAATTGCATAGCCGAAAACCACCCCCGCCTCGCAGTGGTCGAAAAGATATGCCTTGTTCTTGGTCCTTCGGGCCTCGGTGCGCGATACTCCAATATGATCGTGTATGACGGTAAACACAATGCGGCAGGTTTGTACACTCCGTTCGCCGGCTTAGACAACCTCCCACAGGGATATACCGGCGCATACCTTCCCGACGGGGTTGTGGTGAGCAATTACAGTTCATTGCTGGGTGGTACACACGATGCGCCGACTCCGTCTCCCGATGAAGGCAATTATGAATGTACGAAACATATTGCCGACGGGAGAGTTGACATATTGGTCAATTTCGCGGTCAATAAAGGCCACGGTGACTCCCGGGGCGGGTGTACGCTGACTATGAAAAACCATTTCGGTACATTCACCCCGCAGCCCCACGGCCATGGCGATCTCGATTACCTGCTGGCAATTAACAAAAGCGATGCCGTTGTCGGCGGCAATCCGTCTCGTCAGCAATTATGTATTATCGACTCGCTCTGGTCGGCCAACGGCGGTCCAAGCGGGGCGCCCAATAAGAATACGCACCGTTTGATTATGGGAACATTCGGACCCGCGGTTGATTACGCAACCGTCTATAATCTCAGAAAACCGATTATGAACGACACTGTTACCGCACAGGCCGAAGCAGCGCTCGAACGGTTTGCCCTGGATTTCGGCTACAACGTCCAGGATTTCAATGGGATTGCCTTTTCAGATGTCACTCCGGCATCCCAGGTACGCCAAAATACCTCCCGGTTTCCGGCAGCGGGATTGCGACAATTACACTTTTCGCTCACTGGGCGATTTAAAGGAAAGGTTACCTTCTCCGTCTCTGGAAAAACCCCGGTAACCCGGATCGACATTCTCGATATTCGCGGCCGCATAATACAAACATTACCGGTTTCGCCCGATAGTTCAGTTGTGCACTGGGACGGTTTGAATCGGTATGGTAGTGATGTTGCATCGGGACGGTATATCATTGTAATCGGGGGAAATGAAGAACGGTATCAGTACCGCGTTTTGAATCTTGCTGTCCGATAG
- a CDS encoding ABC transporter permease, which produces MTTRDLNFLELALIYAMLAVPILIMAAYRIGLIRKTLIAIVRMSLQLALVGLYLRFIFEFNNLWLNIAWLLVMITVASSNVLSSAGLRVGKLLPMLLGGIALSTLSVLAVFVFAALRPDPLYDARYLIPIGGMILGNCMRGNVISLERFFSGIRHNRKEYMSSLFMGATVTEAIRPWIRRSITAALSPTISTMATMGIVSLPGMMTGQILGGSSPLTAIKYQMAIMVAIFVSVALGAWLNLALCTRVGFGEYGMLREDIFG; this is translated from the coding sequence ATGACAACCCGTGATTTGAATTTTTTGGAACTTGCCCTTATTTACGCAATGCTTGCAGTGCCGATACTGATAATGGCTGCGTATCGAATCGGACTGATACGAAAGACCCTGATTGCTATTGTCCGGATGTCACTACAGCTTGCGCTTGTGGGCCTGTATCTGAGATTTATTTTCGAATTCAACAATCTCTGGCTCAATATCGCATGGCTTCTGGTGATGATCACCGTTGCATCATCGAATGTACTGAGCTCTGCAGGATTACGTGTCGGTAAGCTACTTCCCATGCTGCTTGGCGGCATCGCGCTCAGCACCCTGTCGGTACTTGCAGTATTCGTTTTCGCCGCACTTCGCCCCGACCCTTTGTACGATGCCCGCTACCTTATCCCTATCGGCGGCATGATTCTCGGCAACTGCATGCGCGGCAATGTGATCAGCCTCGAGCGGTTCTTTTCGGGAATTCGGCATAACCGCAAGGAATACATGAGCAGCCTGTTTATGGGCGCCACAGTAACCGAGGCGATCCGCCCCTGGATCCGCCGTTCGATCACTGCCGCCCTCTCCCCCACAATCAGCACCATGGCCACCATGGGAATCGTCTCACTGCCCGGCATGATGACCGGCCAGATCCTTGGCGGCTCGTCTCCCCTTACGGCAATCAAATATCAGATGGCGATCATGGTCGCGATTTTCGTGTCGGTGGCCCTGGGCGCCTGGCTCAATCTTGCCCTCTGCACCCGAGTGGGGTTTGGCGAATATGGGATGTTGCGGGAGGATATATTTGGGTAG
- a CDS encoding ATP-binding cassette domain-containing protein, translating to MIAFDNVTVNVSDTILLKEIRFTVETGEKTIIGGPSGSGKSTILLTLMGAYAPSSGHVLFNGEIITAQNVTSVRKAVAFIAQEPVLGTGSVREGLLLPFTFKANKHAYPSNEQISEILERLKLPLEILDRDTALVSGGEKQRIAIARALLAGKDIFIVDEITSALDETSNRIVLDLFLQPKFTVLAVSHHPQWLERFDKVITMEHGTITSVHRNRRNES from the coding sequence TTGATTGCATTCGACAACGTAACAGTCAACGTTTCAGATACCATACTACTCAAAGAGATACGGTTCACTGTCGAAACCGGCGAAAAGACGATAATCGGCGGTCCCTCCGGTTCAGGCAAATCGACAATCCTGCTTACCCTGATGGGCGCCTATGCGCCGTCGAGCGGACACGTGCTGTTTAACGGGGAAATAATAACCGCACAAAACGTGACGTCGGTCCGCAAGGCGGTCGCCTTTATTGCGCAGGAGCCGGTTTTAGGTACAGGAAGCGTTCGTGAGGGCCTGTTGCTGCCCTTTACGTTCAAGGCCAACAAGCATGCGTATCCCTCCAACGAACAAATCAGTGAAATCCTGGAACGGCTCAAGCTTCCGCTTGAAATCCTGGATCGCGATACTGCGCTCGTATCCGGTGGAGAAAAGCAACGGATCGCTATCGCCCGTGCACTTCTTGCCGGTAAAGACATTTTTATTGTGGATGAAATCACTTCGGCCCTCGATGAAACCAGCAACCGCATTGTACTCGACCTTTTTCTTCAGCCCAAATTTACGGTTTTGGCCGTCTCACACCACCCGCAATGGCTGGAGCGCTTTGACAAGGTGATAACAATGGAGCATGGAACAATTACAAGCGTACACCGCAACCGGAGGAATGAGTCATGA
- a CDS encoding DUF2341 domain-containing protein, whose protein sequence is MKSFHPLVERKAECVKKSVLFSIDRLRTSVGLVAIISLSLFGADYPDSGWSAQAKIYLNTSSSGANVANPVYNFPVLIRLDSSNFNFSAAKSQGEDIRFTKSDSTKPLYYEIEEWDQTGKRAVLWVKVDTIRGGNSSQYIRMYWGNPNASSESNGASVFDSSNGFAGVWHLNESGALTKNDATGNGNNGKPENYNGNESIRGVINGADSLGNGEYISIEQSSSLALSGQLTISAWVKRSAVPGVIFAKGLDYKLYHTSNPTSDALVTLFINTSSGEKYLNLTSPIDTTGGWSYVTATVGPSERTIYYNGASANDIDGSVTIPTTSTNAFIGAWNYNGMNEFLEGPVDEVRVSSVARSDDWIMLCYKNQHPGNQSLVIMEQDMAAPQVTTHPQSQNVDAGTSVTFTVTATGFPAPQYQWFKGTSSLSGATGSTYRITNVQTSDAGDYKVAVWNSQGSDTSNTATLQVTSAVPSITSNPQDYTVLEGGNAEFSLAVTGSSPMNYKWYQEGGGLAGEQTALTLSNVQQSMSGNRYYCIVSNSAGSDTSGTAGLTVVRPVHASFETQYQPSKNGLTVVFTDKSTGSINSWVWRFGDGSVQRSYSSKRDTIQYLYTSKGTYTCTLIVDGGSIAGNDRYTYEIEYAESDNPVTITARSTGASKAEIAFSNLSDIPTQNNPISQDPWATQIGVWYNASETPFVPSPNPQWTFSIDDMLGNLNNGIYYATVNIPRDSLSADSAYFWTSPLWDKGISPFSSLNAAKTRMLPNNRLTLSAEYLGNEGTIDNVQLNNNALDSAVIYIKNLTVIDTPGVAEIVVWYGLSQDDTIQTRRFSVDEVLGGRQGSRYEWRFANPVFQGDTQTVYVHQVLVGNNGNTDETVAQTSFIAGWPKPPTATALYVDTVKSTSIGVRWDAVNADSIRILYVAEPGEIELGKISDQDILSVEVVSPPSSSDTRLRIGGLDGETKYTIALQYLQSHQWTEITSDTRRTATTDAVDPSETVQNSAVIDSAGYDPLSNGMAVAWRVQMISGTELDLAVTFSTDSLEAVATNPDNTANKVVSTIGEDSGEKQGVFTIAVGGKLEFEKKYYFALWLRNTNGPWAGPGNNGVDNALTPSFTWELVRYFAQDTIKTFNGKAVMFKDDSYTMSNIFTDTAYSYTPENVSDNFIPVSIGFSLGADAFQPFNVGIYYDSIPKGYSASDLGLFRDSVGVIIADYNFTVDSAHQMVYTKTKKFVTSDKRRMSFIVMADSKKPEISFENDIDDAIDPDEELVDEVTIDDNIANVRWRMSYARNDDPFSGSTTDTGFCDGTAEEKIRLVIPSKAITPETGVRALLIIEDGVHRDSINISRRALRENSDVATTEDMQWIPVAATATLDDPSPEAALRDFAEKDKEWRYNPGKFRLFRWVEHEGNENSGNKWVEYSDDNDALFEFTPGKVVWLKAREAMPFGLGKGKSVSLKEAYGIELAPQQWTDFALPFLFNITIGDILEATGDDAESLEFYSWVQNEIREDFNNTSRNVYISEALYIEDITGLNDAAEELKPPPLTGYTVYNRSSDTVTLRIPPVPSTVSSYKDGVAKLGRKQGWNIKIEGVTQNGMPVSPIYCGYTPEEGPATWYSLPRSFSGVSLGVYDSVRSRVRGHTMKHQADRGVFSYMLALKNDSEHDEAVTCSFNPGKTLPNGYRIKIMDPSSQSWIPGSEEPVVEVPSQSTEFRILAVGAEDALNDFARMSVTPKLGLAGCYPNPVNRVARIYYTLPWTGIRKVVFEIFDVKGRKIWSYTQSRIKPGTGMIEWEPSETAAGGVFMLTMKAWKSTGKECVQFKDKLMILR, encoded by the coding sequence ATGAAATCCTTTCATCCGCTCGTTGAGCGAAAAGCAGAATGCGTTAAAAAAAGCGTTTTATTCTCAATTGACCGCCTAAGGACTTCTGTCGGACTTGTTGCGATTATAAGCCTCAGTCTTTTTGGCGCCGACTATCCCGATTCGGGATGGAGTGCCCAGGCTAAAATCTATCTCAACACAAGTTCATCAGGCGCCAATGTCGCAAATCCTGTTTATAATTTTCCGGTACTGATTCGTCTGGATTCATCAAATTTTAATTTCAGCGCCGCAAAATCACAGGGAGAAGATATCCGCTTTACCAAAAGCGACAGCACAAAGCCGCTTTATTATGAAATCGAAGAGTGGGATCAAACGGGCAAACGGGCGGTGCTATGGGTAAAAGTCGATACGATTCGCGGGGGTAATTCTTCGCAGTACATTCGCATGTACTGGGGTAACCCGAATGCATCGAGCGAATCGAATGGGGCATCGGTATTCGATTCATCAAACGGGTTTGCCGGAGTCTGGCATTTGAATGAAAGCGGCGCTCTCACAAAAAATGATGCCACCGGCAACGGTAACAACGGCAAACCGGAGAACTACAACGGCAATGAGTCGATCCGTGGGGTGATCAACGGGGCCGACTCTCTGGGGAACGGTGAGTATATATCGATAGAGCAATCGTCATCACTTGCCCTTAGCGGTCAGCTTACCATTTCGGCATGGGTAAAAAGATCGGCAGTTCCCGGTGTTATTTTCGCCAAGGGGCTCGACTACAAGCTTTATCATACCAGTAATCCGACCAGCGACGCTCTTGTCACCTTGTTTATCAATACCTCATCTGGAGAAAAATACCTTAATCTTACCTCACCGATTGACACCACCGGTGGATGGTCGTATGTTACCGCTACTGTGGGACCTTCCGAAAGAACAATCTATTATAATGGCGCTTCCGCTAACGACATTGACGGCTCCGTAACAATTCCCACCACTTCGACAAACGCCTTTATCGGCGCCTGGAATTATAATGGAATGAATGAATTTCTTGAAGGGCCGGTTGATGAAGTCAGGGTATCTTCGGTGGCGCGCTCTGACGACTGGATCATGCTCTGCTACAAAAATCAGCACCCCGGCAACCAGAGTCTGGTGATAATGGAACAGGACATGGCAGCGCCTCAGGTAACCACTCATCCCCAGTCGCAAAATGTCGATGCGGGTACATCGGTAACATTCACGGTGACGGCAACCGGTTTTCCGGCACCGCAGTATCAGTGGTTCAAGGGGACAAGTTCTCTCAGCGGAGCTACCGGATCTACCTACCGCATAACTAATGTCCAGACCTCTGATGCCGGCGACTATAAAGTTGCTGTCTGGAATTCTCAGGGATCAGATACCTCGAACACTGCGACCCTACAGGTTACCAGTGCGGTTCCTTCAATTACGTCAAATCCCCAGGATTATACTGTTCTCGAAGGCGGCAATGCCGAATTTTCCCTCGCGGTCACCGGCTCGAGCCCCATGAACTATAAATGGTATCAGGAAGGCGGCGGGCTTGCGGGAGAACAGACTGCTCTCACGCTGAGCAATGTTCAGCAGTCGATGAGCGGCAACCGCTATTATTGCATAGTGAGTAACAGTGCCGGAAGCGACACCAGCGGCACGGCCGGCCTCACGGTCGTGCGACCGGTACATGCATCGTTTGAAACCCAATACCAGCCATCAAAAAACGGCCTGACCGTGGTATTCACCGACAAGTCAACCGGGTCGATCAATTCGTGGGTGTGGCGATTCGGCGACGGTTCCGTGCAGCGAAGCTATTCATCGAAACGCGATACTATTCAGTATCTCTACACCTCCAAAGGCACCTATACCTGCACGCTTATCGTTGATGGCGGCAGTATAGCAGGAAACGACCGCTATACCTATGAGATCGAATATGCGGAAAGCGACAACCCGGTGACCATTACCGCCCGGAGCACCGGGGCATCGAAAGCGGAAATCGCTTTCAGCAATCTTTCCGATATCCCGACACAGAACAATCCAATATCCCAGGATCCGTGGGCAACACAGATCGGCGTGTGGTATAACGCATCCGAAACTCCCTTCGTGCCCTCACCGAATCCACAATGGACTTTTTCCATAGACGATATGCTTGGAAACCTGAACAACGGCATATATTATGCAACAGTCAACATTCCCCGGGACAGCCTGTCGGCCGATTCGGCATATTTCTGGACTTCGCCGCTCTGGGACAAGGGAATCAGCCCCTTTTCATCGTTGAATGCAGCGAAAACCCGCATGTTGCCGAATAACCGGCTGACCCTCAGCGCGGAGTATCTTGGTAATGAAGGAACGATCGATAATGTACAGTTGAATAACAACGCTCTGGATTCTGCGGTTATTTATATCAAAAACCTGACCGTTATCGATACTCCGGGTGTTGCCGAAATTGTCGTGTGGTACGGTCTGTCACAGGACGATACCATTCAAACCCGGCGATTTTCTGTCGATGAGGTGCTTGGCGGCAGACAGGGGAGCCGGTATGAATGGCGGTTTGCCAACCCTGTTTTTCAGGGAGATACGCAGACCGTGTATGTTCATCAGGTGCTGGTCGGGAACAATGGAAATACCGACGAAACCGTTGCACAGACCAGCTTTATTGCAGGGTGGCCCAAGCCGCCCACTGCAACAGCGCTATATGTCGATACGGTCAAGTCAACCAGTATCGGTGTCCGGTGGGATGCGGTGAATGCCGACAGTATTCGCATTCTGTATGTTGCCGAACCGGGAGAAATCGAGTTGGGGAAGATTTCCGATCAGGATATCTTGTCGGTCGAGGTTGTCTCGCCGCCGTCGTCCTCGGATACACGCTTGCGAATCGGTGGCCTGGATGGAGAAACAAAGTACACTATCGCCCTGCAGTACCTGCAATCTCATCAGTGGACGGAAATAACCTCGGATACACGACGGACCGCAACAACCGATGCCGTCGATCCGTCAGAGACTGTCCAAAATAGCGCGGTTATCGATTCCGCCGGCTATGATCCTTTGTCAAATGGTATGGCTGTCGCCTGGAGAGTACAGATGATTTCCGGTACAGAACTTGATCTGGCGGTAACATTCAGCACCGATTCTTTAGAAGCGGTTGCAACCAATCCCGACAATACTGCCAACAAGGTTGTCTCCACAATCGGTGAGGATTCCGGGGAGAAACAGGGGGTATTTACCATTGCGGTTGGTGGAAAACTGGAATTCGAGAAGAAATATTACTTTGCGCTCTGGCTGCGCAACACCAATGGCCCCTGGGCCGGGCCCGGCAACAACGGGGTCGATAACGCACTTACACCGTCGTTCACCTGGGAACTCGTGCGGTATTTCGCCCAGGATACAATCAAGACATTTAATGGTAAGGCCGTGATGTTCAAAGATGACAGTTATACCATGTCGAATATTTTTACCGATACCGCTTATTCATATACTCCGGAGAATGTTTCCGACAATTTTATTCCGGTAAGTATCGGCTTTTCTCTGGGCGCCGACGCCTTTCAGCCCTTCAATGTGGGAATCTATTACGATTCGATTCCAAAAGGATACAGTGCTTCCGATCTGGGATTGTTCAGGGATAGCGTGGGGGTAATTATCGCCGATTACAATTTCACGGTCGACAGCGCTCATCAGATGGTGTACACAAAAACAAAAAAATTCGTGACATCCGATAAAAGGCGCATGTCCTTTATCGTGATGGCGGACAGCAAAAAGCCGGAGATCTCTTTTGAGAACGATATCGATGATGCGATTGACCCGGATGAAGAGCTGGTTGATGAAGTAACTATTGATGACAATATCGCCAATGTCAGGTGGCGAATGTCCTATGCGCGGAATGATGATCCTTTTTCCGGGAGTACTACCGATACCGGCTTTTGTGACGGTACTGCTGAAGAGAAAATCCGTCTGGTGATCCCTTCAAAAGCCATTACTCCCGAAACCGGCGTCAGGGCCCTTCTGATTATCGAGGACGGTGTTCATCGGGATTCAATCAACATATCGCGCCGGGCATTGCGGGAGAACTCCGATGTCGCTACCACCGAAGACATGCAATGGATTCCGGTTGCCGCGACTGCCACGCTAGATGATCCTTCTCCAGAAGCAGCGCTCAGAGATTTTGCCGAAAAGGACAAGGAGTGGAGGTATAATCCCGGCAAATTCCGTCTGTTCAGATGGGTCGAGCATGAAGGGAATGAAAACAGCGGCAATAAATGGGTGGAATATTCCGATGATAATGACGCACTGTTTGAATTTACTCCCGGCAAGGTCGTGTGGCTCAAGGCGCGGGAAGCCATGCCGTTCGGACTCGGCAAAGGAAAAAGCGTTTCCCTGAAAGAGGCGTACGGGATCGAGCTTGCTCCACAACAGTGGACCGATTTTGCTCTTCCCTTCCTTTTCAATATTACGATCGGTGATATTCTCGAAGCGACCGGTGATGACGCCGAATCGCTGGAATTCTATTCCTGGGTTCAAAATGAGATTCGTGAGGATTTTAATAATACCTCCCGGAATGTTTACATTTCGGAGGCGCTGTATATCGAAGATATTACGGGGCTTAATGATGCTGCTGAAGAATTGAAACCGCCACCGCTGACCGGTTATACCGTTTACAACAGAAGCTCTGATACGGTTACCTTGCGTATCCCGCCGGTTCCCTCTACGGTGTCTTCCTATAAAGATGGGGTGGCTAAATTGGGAAGAAAGCAGGGGTGGAATATCAAAATTGAGGGGGTGACCCAAAACGGCATGCCGGTGAGCCCGATTTACTGTGGCTACACCCCTGAAGAGGGACCGGCGACCTGGTATTCTCTTCCCCGGTCCTTTTCCGGTGTTTCACTGGGTGTTTATGACAGTGTTCGTAGCCGTGTGCGGGGGCATACGATGAAACATCAGGCCGACCGGGGTGTTTTTTCCTACATGCTCGCTCTGAAGAACGATTCGGAGCATGATGAAGCAGTAACCTGCTCATTCAATCCGGGCAAAACACTTCCGAATGGCTATCGGATAAAAATAATGGATCCATCCTCACAATCATGGATACCGGGTTCCGAAGAGCCGGTGGTCGAAGTTCCATCACAGAGTACCGAGTTCAGGATTCTGGCTGTTGGCGCCGAAGATGCTTTGAATGATTTTGCCCGAATGAGCGTTACGCCGAAACTCGGTTTGGCGGGATGCTATCCAAATCCAGTTAACCGGGTAGCACGAATATATTATACGCTTCCCTGGACCGGGATCCGGAAAGTTGTTTTTGAGATATTTGACGTGAAAGGGCGCAAAATCTGGAGTTATACCCAGTCCCGCATTAAACCGGGAACCGGTATGATTGAGTGGGAGCCTTCCGAGACCGCTGCCGGCGGTGTATTTATGCTGACGATGAAAGCATGGAAAAGCACCGGGAAAGAGTGTGTTCAATTCAAAGATAAGCTGATGATTTTGCGATAA
- a CDS encoding T9SS type A sorting domain-containing protein, producing the protein MITIQKWLKCFSIVGVVLCYAGVAFGQQSVIDDLEGGTNQNKFLQYWYYYDDCEDGGDSKITNAANFDPTICGAGKYEFAPTETEGYNGTNGAKIEYEMGTTEPTCGPACTYGNMVGMGTMLAAEGDVLDITGAETITFMAKASAPMTVIVEVASASVLDFAYHYSEFDIGTTWEEYTIDLTDQGITFRQYDWTQDPVDFDPATVEKIQWKISMDYQTNPTTGSLIVDDVIVDGYEFKSPLVCWDCLESAGSWGATVDGFTLSDFDGKTPNKNSVGYYWYCYNDAEGRAVSDATEYSNIFGGVTPNDTDPTKPIILIDGNGQVGDGAYVEFELGPSYDQNGQTIKPFVGIGTMLADNLLTSFYNAEAAGADGIYFDYKTSGDVDNIRFEIKANKDYGNEGIVHQTLLPGTDGAWQGARVLWDDLYLPAWDDVALLPDKSLKISELEKAQWAFQGSPNASGSIAVDNVGFIGASDVGVVNFAKSTHKQGLTIDHTRNELRFEMPAGAKAAHVELISAQGRRVAQAGNGSFSIPLGLVSSGMYVLRVQSDNNVKTVPLSIIK; encoded by the coding sequence ATGATTACTATTCAGAAATGGCTCAAATGTTTTTCTATTGTCGGAGTTGTCCTGTGTTACGCAGGTGTGGCATTTGGACAGCAGTCGGTTATCGATGACCTTGAGGGAGGTACCAATCAGAACAAATTCCTCCAGTACTGGTACTATTATGATGATTGTGAGGACGGCGGTGATTCAAAGATTACCAATGCTGCAAATTTCGATCCCACAATATGCGGTGCGGGCAAATATGAGTTTGCTCCAACTGAAACTGAAGGATATAACGGTACCAACGGTGCTAAAATAGAATATGAAATGGGAACTACCGAGCCGACCTGCGGACCTGCCTGTACATATGGTAATATGGTGGGTATGGGAACCATGCTTGCCGCTGAAGGCGATGTTCTTGATATTACCGGTGCAGAAACCATTACATTCATGGCAAAAGCATCAGCGCCCATGACCGTCATTGTCGAAGTCGCAAGCGCATCAGTTCTCGATTTTGCTTATCATTACAGTGAATTCGATATCGGTACCACTTGGGAAGAATACACAATCGACCTTACCGACCAGGGCATTACTTTCCGTCAATACGACTGGACCCAGGATCCCGTTGATTTCGATCCGGCAACAGTCGAAAAGATCCAGTGGAAAATTTCCATGGACTACCAGACAAACCCGACAACAGGCTCACTTATTGTTGATGATGTCATCGTTGATGGATACGAGTTCAAGAGCCCCCTTGTATGCTGGGATTGTCTTGAGAGTGCCGGTTCCTGGGGAGCTACCGTCGATGGCTTTACGCTTTCGGATTTTGACGGCAAAACTCCCAATAAAAACAGCGTAGGATATTACTGGTATTGTTACAATGACGCCGAAGGACGGGCTGTTTCCGATGCTACTGAATATTCAAATATTTTTGGTGGCGTTACTCCCAATGATACCGACCCGACCAAGCCGATCATCCTTATTGACGGGAACGGTCAGGTAGGTGATGGCGCATATGTTGAATTCGAGCTTGGACCATCATACGATCAAAACGGCCAGACAATCAAACCCTTTGTTGGAATCGGTACCATGCTCGCCGACAACCTGCTGACTTCATTTTATAATGCAGAGGCTGCAGGAGCCGATGGCATTTACTTTGATTATAAAACGTCCGGCGATGTCGACAATATTCGCTTTGAAATCAAAGCAAATAAAGATTACGGTAATGAAGGTATCGTTCATCAGACACTGCTTCCCGGCACCGACGGCGCCTGGCAGGGTGCACGGGTACTGTGGGACGACCTTTACCTGCCCGCCTGGGATGATGTAGCGCTTCTTCCTGATAAGAGTCTGAAAATATCCGAACTCGAAAAGGCACAATGGGCTTTCCAGGGTTCACCCAATGCATCAGGATCCATAGCGGTTGATAATGTTGGATTTATCGGTGCATCGGATGTCGGTGTGGTCAACTTTGCAAAATCGACCCACAAACAAGGATTGACAATAGATCATACGCGGAATGAACTGCGCTTTGAAATGCCTGCAGGCGCCAAAGCGGCACATGTCGAACTGATATCGGCACAGGGCCGCCGGGTTGCTCAGGCTGGAAACGGCAGCTTCTCGATTCCTCTCGGTCTGGTCTCGAGCGGTATGTATGTACTTCGGGTACAATCGGACAATAACGTGAAAACAGTTCCGCTGTCAATTATTAAATAA